A genomic segment from Verrucomicrobiaceae bacterium encodes:
- a CDS encoding chorismate mutase translates to MLSLPEVRTKIDHIDRDLLRLLNERAELVHAVGEIKRKDDLDIYVPGREDQLLRRLVELNTAQNGRLTERAIRAIFREIMSAALALEDSLKIAYLGPAGSWTHQAAVNKFGHCVEYIAEASTEAVFSRIQAQKADYGVLPIEHSSEGAVHHTLDHLAGSDLSIYAEVLWKADAAVMAQSPHTPITAIHGHPQLIAHCRPWLVSSFPGAELVESANSSSAADAAARDPAIAALGTPLGAELHGLRVLATSPREYATQTRFIVLGRRSGPPSGNDNTMLMLDARDRVGSLMEMLQIFASKNVNVRQIENRPVPGEVSGRQARFFLEISGHHNDPPLQDTLRALEAQNVSVKVIGSYPAPSWVEER, encoded by the coding sequence ATGCTCTCCCTACCTGAAGTCCGCACCAAGATCGATCACATCGACCGCGATCTCCTCCGACTCCTCAATGAGCGAGCCGAGCTGGTCCACGCCGTCGGCGAAATCAAGCGCAAGGACGATCTCGACATCTACGTCCCCGGACGTGAAGACCAGCTCCTGCGCCGCCTGGTGGAGCTCAATACGGCACAAAATGGCCGCCTGACCGAGAGGGCGATCCGAGCGATTTTCCGCGAAATCATGAGCGCTGCGCTGGCACTGGAGGACAGCCTAAAAATCGCCTACCTCGGCCCCGCAGGCTCCTGGACTCACCAGGCAGCAGTGAACAAATTCGGCCACTGCGTCGAGTACATCGCCGAAGCCAGCACCGAGGCCGTTTTTAGCCGTATCCAGGCCCAAAAGGCCGACTACGGAGTGCTACCCATCGAACACAGCTCCGAGGGGGCCGTGCATCACACACTGGATCATCTAGCAGGCAGTGACTTGAGCATCTACGCAGAGGTTTTGTGGAAGGCAGATGCCGCTGTCATGGCGCAGAGCCCCCATACGCCGATCACCGCCATCCACGGTCATCCGCAGCTCATCGCCCACTGCCGCCCCTGGCTCGTTTCGAGCTTCCCTGGGGCAGAGCTCGTCGAGAGTGCCAATTCCAGCTCCGCTGCGGATGCCGCCGCTCGTGATCCAGCCATCGCCGCACTGGGCACTCCGCTCGGAGCAGAGCTGCATGGGCTCCGCGTACTCGCCACCTCCCCACGCGAGTATGCGACGCAGACACGCTTCATCGTGCTAGGCCGCCGCAGCGGCCCGCCATCGGGTAATGACAACACCATGCTCATGCTCGATGCACGGGACCGAGTCGGCTCGCTCATGGAGATGCTGCAAATCTTTGCCTCCAAAAACGTCAATGTGCGGCAGATCGAAAACCGCCCCGTCCCTGGTGAGGTAAGCGGCCGCCAGGCACGCTTCTTCCTCGAAATCAGCGGCCACCACAACGATCCCCCACTCCAGGACACACTGCGTGCTCTGGAGGCACAAAATGTCAGCGTCAAAGTCATCGGCAGCTACCCTGCTCCATCGTGGGTCGAGGAGCGCTGA
- a CDS encoding BatD family protein encodes MPRFLFLLLLLITPALRAATVRAYVDPERAAVGQTVLYVIEVRNAASIQPPQLTLQPQLGQNSAIEHQRAIQVDGNTGQRSVVDTFTWQIGGNVPDEYTIQAHDVFVDGDVVKTNPVRLIITDAPTPSQQDEQTTPLLQLEVGKTEMYQGEVVPLKATLLVPRSLNVQSFGLINVEKNDVAVSRFPHGAVPSQTVIGDVGYMAYSYQTTLSPMKAGQLRAGPATMEVIFQLMQDPRGMPGMRLPPGFAQMFAMPMGPARREIIRSNEVKINVLPLPEEGKPASFYGVVGDFTLAAGAAPTDVAVGDPLEVKLMIEGVGNFDAINAPLMTKPDGWRGYPAKRYNVDGPQDPNQISSYLPPGSPRRIGFMQIFVPERQLTEIPPFELSYFSPTQKRYITVSTQPLPVNVKPGTAAALEGPGTASAASGPASAVPKPPPVLQPKPELSDILVRVPAQPSWRSAVPQASLLANTRFWAAQGVPVAALALALMTAMLRKRRAEQTTGLRGELRSLWGTLEQRGLDDRTFLQRAAYFIQRSHEGGEVKDAELKLILDRYEQVSFQAGTQAPALTTKERRNILTALRPLMQAAVITLLFAASILPAQAADRGAAQKLYDQAREHLENGEFTKAQYFAENILRQDAPLLSADVFNIIGHARFRQNDMGRAALWYQRAALLDPLNPELRQNLRLLDEKLRFFVVPQPSTLGQWSLLLPKDTWVLIATAGAWLVLLALAWRVLIGRASAQNARPRLLVVLLVLLGVGLCLPSAALATLRPAAPSRVHDVIVITAPETSLYAAATLTSAAQLDLPPGSQARLIQQHETWSYIEVAGGDEPLRGWVESSAWQKLWIWDEAALP; translated from the coding sequence ATGCCCCGATTTCTGTTTCTCCTGCTACTTCTGATCACCCCAGCACTCCGCGCTGCCACGGTGCGTGCCTATGTGGACCCTGAGCGAGCGGCAGTCGGCCAAACCGTGCTCTACGTCATCGAGGTGCGAAATGCCGCCTCCATCCAGCCGCCGCAGCTCACCCTCCAACCACAACTCGGCCAAAACTCCGCAATCGAGCATCAGCGAGCGATACAAGTGGACGGCAATACTGGCCAGCGCAGCGTGGTGGATACCTTCACATGGCAAATCGGGGGCAATGTGCCGGATGAGTACACCATCCAGGCACATGACGTCTTCGTGGACGGTGATGTGGTGAAAACAAACCCCGTCCGCCTCATCATCACGGATGCCCCCACGCCTAGTCAGCAGGACGAGCAGACGACACCGCTCCTCCAGCTCGAAGTCGGCAAAACGGAGATGTATCAAGGCGAGGTCGTACCGCTCAAGGCCACCCTTTTGGTGCCCAGGAGCCTCAATGTGCAGAGTTTCGGCCTCATCAATGTGGAGAAGAATGATGTCGCTGTTTCCCGCTTCCCGCACGGTGCGGTGCCCTCTCAGACCGTGATCGGAGATGTGGGGTATATGGCCTACTCATATCAAACCACGCTTTCTCCCATGAAGGCGGGCCAACTGCGTGCAGGACCAGCGACGATGGAGGTGATTTTCCAGCTCATGCAGGATCCACGCGGCATGCCGGGCATGCGTTTGCCTCCAGGGTTTGCCCAGATGTTTGCAATGCCGATGGGGCCTGCGCGGCGTGAAATCATCCGCAGCAATGAAGTTAAAATCAATGTCCTGCCTCTGCCAGAAGAGGGCAAGCCAGCCTCGTTTTATGGCGTCGTGGGTGATTTCACACTCGCAGCAGGTGCTGCGCCGACCGATGTCGCAGTGGGCGACCCGCTTGAGGTCAAGCTCATGATTGAAGGCGTGGGCAACTTCGATGCAATCAATGCGCCACTCATGACCAAGCCAGATGGCTGGCGTGGCTACCCCGCCAAGCGCTACAATGTGGATGGTCCGCAAGATCCCAATCAAATCTCTTCCTACCTCCCGCCGGGTTCGCCACGGCGCATTGGGTTCATGCAGATTTTCGTGCCAGAGCGGCAACTCACGGAGATTCCACCATTTGAATTGAGCTACTTCAGTCCCACGCAGAAGCGCTACATCACAGTGAGCACGCAGCCGCTCCCGGTGAATGTGAAGCCGGGCACGGCTGCCGCCTTGGAAGGGCCCGGAACCGCGTCTGCCGCCTCAGGCCCAGCCAGTGCAGTGCCAAAGCCGCCACCTGTCTTGCAGCCGAAGCCAGAGCTCAGTGACATCCTCGTGCGTGTGCCTGCACAGCCGAGTTGGCGCTCTGCCGTACCGCAGGCCTCTCTACTGGCCAATACACGGTTCTGGGCCGCACAGGGAGTGCCAGTGGCCGCATTGGCACTGGCGCTGATGACTGCCATGTTGCGCAAACGCCGTGCGGAGCAGACCACCGGGCTGCGTGGTGAGTTGCGCTCACTTTGGGGCACCCTGGAGCAACGAGGGCTGGATGATCGCACCTTTCTGCAACGTGCGGCCTATTTCATTCAGCGCTCTCATGAGGGTGGAGAAGTGAAGGATGCAGAATTGAAGCTCATTTTGGACCGCTACGAACAAGTTAGCTTCCAAGCAGGCACGCAGGCTCCCGCACTCACGACCAAAGAGCGGCGCAATATCCTCACAGCCCTGCGCCCCTTGATGCAAGCAGCGGTCATCACCCTGCTATTCGCCGCCTCCATCCTGCCTGCGCAGGCGGCAGACCGAGGTGCTGCGCAAAAACTCTATGACCAGGCCCGTGAGCATCTGGAGAATGGTGAATTCACCAAGGCGCAATACTTCGCAGAGAACATCCTACGCCAGGATGCCCCGCTGCTGAGTGCGGATGTTTTTAACATCATCGGCCATGCACGCTTCCGGCAGAATGATATGGGCCGCGCCGCACTCTGGTATCAGCGTGCTGCCTTGCTCGATCCGCTCAATCCAGAGCTGCGGCAGAATCTGCGGCTACTGGATGAAAAGCTGCGTTTTTTTGTCGTGCCGCAGCCATCTACGCTGGGGCAGTGGAGTCTGCTGCTGCCAAAGGATACCTGGGTGCTCATCGCCACTGCGGGAGCATGGCTAGTCCTCCTCGCGCTAGCGTGGCGGGTGCTGATCGGGCGGGCATCTGCGCAGAATGCGAGGCCGAGACTGCTGGTGGTGCTGCTAGTGCTGCTCGGAGTGGGTTTATGCCTGCCATCTGCCGCACTCGCGACGCTGCGCCCCGCTGCGCCATCGCGGGTGCATGATGTGATCGTCATTACGGCGCCAGAGACGAGTCTGTATGCGGCTGCAACGCTCACCAGTGCCGCGCAGCTCGATCTACCACCTGGTAGCCAAGCACGCTTAATCCAACAGCATGAAACCTGGAGCTACATCGAGGTCGCTGGCGGTGACGAGCCTCTACGCGGGTGGGTCGAGTCCAGTGCGTGGCAAAAGCTATGGATATGGGACGAGGCAGCCCTGCCTTGA
- a CDS encoding aminodeoxychorismate/anthranilate synthase component II, whose product MLLIIDNYDSFTYNLVQYFGEMGAVMEIRRNDQITLEEIAKLKPDHICISPGPCTPKEAGISCAVIERFGKTTPLLGVCLGHQAIGHVFGGDVVRAGRLMHGKTSMIRHQGQSVFKNMPAPFEATRYHSLLVKRDTLPDCLEITATAGDDESEIMGLRHKELPIHGVQFHPESILTQDGKKLLKNFLEM is encoded by the coding sequence ATGCTCCTGATCATCGACAACTACGACTCCTTCACCTACAACCTCGTGCAGTACTTTGGCGAGATGGGAGCCGTCATGGAGATCCGCCGGAATGATCAGATCACTCTGGAGGAAATCGCCAAGCTCAAACCGGACCACATCTGCATCTCACCCGGCCCATGCACTCCCAAGGAGGCCGGCATCAGCTGCGCAGTGATCGAGCGCTTTGGCAAAACCACCCCACTGCTCGGTGTATGCCTCGGGCATCAAGCTATCGGTCATGTCTTCGGCGGTGATGTCGTCCGTGCAGGACGGCTCATGCATGGCAAGACCTCCATGATTCGCCACCAGGGGCAATCCGTCTTCAAAAACATGCCCGCACCGTTTGAGGCCACGCGTTACCACTCGCTCCTCGTGAAACGGGACACGCTGCCAGACTGCCTAGAAATCACCGCTACCGCTGGGGATGATGAGAGCGAGATCATGGGCCTACGGCATAAAGAACTCCCTATCCATGGGGTGCAGTTTCACCCAGAGTCGATCCTCACTCAGGATGGGAAGAAGCTGCTGAAGAACTTTCTGGAGATGTGA
- the rsmD gene encoding 16S rRNA (guanine(966)-N(2))-methyltransferase RsmD — MRLISGSAGGIPLEVPKSVTRPTQDRVRQAVFSMLAEVIPGAHVLDLFAGSGAFGLECLSRGAASAILADQDRAACEVIRRNVAKTRLTGATVRQSDVFRLLELLRADGRVFDLIFADPPYKHHATDIDFTARLFQESALSQIVVPGGILLLEALDDRKPPQHDPQHWELLADRTYGSTRILCLRRRLTSPESSSAASSHPE; from the coding sequence ATGCGCCTCATCTCCGGCAGTGCAGGGGGCATCCCGCTCGAAGTCCCCAAGTCTGTCACCCGGCCCACTCAGGACCGCGTGCGACAGGCCGTGTTCTCGATGCTCGCGGAGGTGATCCCTGGTGCTCATGTGCTGGATTTATTCGCGGGTTCAGGAGCCTTTGGCCTCGAATGCCTCAGTCGTGGAGCTGCCAGTGCCATATTGGCGGATCAGGACCGCGCCGCCTGCGAGGTCATTCGCCGCAATGTGGCCAAAACACGACTCACAGGTGCCACGGTGCGTCAAAGTGATGTTTTTCGCCTCTTGGAGCTGCTGCGTGCCGATGGACGAGTTTTTGACCTCATTTTCGCAGATCCGCCTTACAAGCACCATGCGACCGATATCGACTTCACGGCTCGTTTGTTCCAAGAATCGGCCTTGAGCCAGATCGTCGTTCCTGGCGGGATTTTGCTCCTGGAAGCGCTCGATGATCGAAAGCCTCCCCAGCATGATCCGCAGCATTGGGAGCTGTTAGCAGATCGCACTTATGGAAGCACTCGCATCCTTTGCCTGCGCCGGAGGCTCACATCTCCAGAAAGTTCTTCAGCAGCTTCTTCCCATCCTGAGTGA